The segment TCGTTTCAGTCGTGGCTGTAGTAAAAAATCCGACAATTGAATTTTTGAATGAAGTCATAAAGTCCAAAATCTTCGATATGGTCCAATTTCACGGCCAAGAAGATCCAGACCTCATATACGATTGCCCCCTTAAGACAATTAAAGCCATACCCGTAAAAGATGAAAGAGATCTCCAAGCTATATCTCGTTATGCCCATGTTGCTAATTTTTTTCTCTTCGATACTAAAGCGGGATCCCTTTCGGGTGGGACGGGCAAGACCTTCGATTGGCGAGTAATCAAAGGTCTTGACCCGGGTAAACCTTTTATACTGGCAGGCGGCATAGGGCCAGAAAACATAGAAGAGGCCATCGAATTTGTAAATCCACATGCAATTGACGTTAACAGCGCTGTCGAATCTTCTCCGGGAATTAAAGACGAGAAGAAAATTTACGAACTCATGGAAAAGTTAAAAAACTGGAAATATAAATTTTAGGAGGGATAAAATTGGATCTTAAAGGATATTTCGGAAGATTTGGAGGAAGGTTCGTACCGGAGACGCTAATTCCGGCCCTGGAGGAATTGGAAGAGGCCTTTTACGAAGCCATAAACGACGAGACCTTTATGGCACAATACCGATATTTGTTGAAGGATTATTCCGGAAGACCGACGTCGCTTTATTTTGCCGATCGCCTCTCGAAGCACCTTAGCGACATCAAGCTTTACCTCAAGCGCGAGGATTTAAATCACACGGGAGCTCACAAGATCAACAACGTCCTTGGACAGATCCTTCTGGCTCTTCGCATGAACAAAAAAAGGATAATAGCCGAGACCGGCGCAGGACAACATGGCCTGGCCACAGCCACGGCGGCGGCCAAGTTTGGCCTTGAATGTCACATCTACATGGGATTGGAAGACATGCATCGCCAAGCCCTAAACGTCTACAAGATGAGGACTTTAGGAGCCGAGGTCATACCAGTTACTTCAGGTACGATGACGCTCAAGGACGCCACCAATGAAGCCATAAGAGATTGGGTAACAAACGTGTCGACCACTCACTACGTCATAGGCTCCGTCGTCGGCCCCCACCCCTATCCCATGATGGTACGTGAGTTCCAACGCGTAATAGGAGATGAAACGAAAGAACAAATACTGCAAAAGGAGGGTCGCCTTCCCGACCTTTTGGTTGCCTGTGTCGGCGGGGGAAGCAACTCCATGGGAATGTTCTATCCCTTCGTAAACGATAAAGATGTGAAGATGGTCGGAGTCGAAGCGGCAGGATACGGAATAGAGACAGGGCAGCACGCCGCAGCACTCACAGGAGGTAGCGTTGGCGTGTTGCACGGATCGCGCTCTTATATCCTTCAGGACGAGAACGGCCAAATTGTTCCTGCAGTTTCCATATCGGCAGGCTTGGATTATCCAGGGGTAGGTCCTGAGCACAGTTTTTATCATGAGACTGGCAGAGTTCACTATACCCATGCCACAGATGACGAAGCCATAGAAGCCTTCAAGCTCTTATGCGAAACGGAGGGCATCATCCCGGCGTTGGAAAGCGCCCATGCCCTTGCATTCTTAGTGAGAGAACACAAAAACATCGAGCCGGGAACGCTCGTAGTCCTATGCCTTTCCGGCAGAGGAGACAAGGATATGGAAGCGATAAAGGGAAAACTTTTCGAGGAGGAGATGTAATTATGAGGACATTAAGCGAGGCTTTCGATGCCGGCAAAATACTCATACCCTACATAGCAGCCGGCGACCCGGACCTTGATACGACTGCCGAGATCATAGGAGAGCTGGACAAATTAGGGGTGGGGATCATAGAAGTGGGTATGCCTTTCTCAGATCCGCTTGCAGATGGACCGATTATCCAGGCGGCATCCCAGCGCGCATTAGCCAGCGGGACTAATATATCGAGGATATTTGAGATGTTGGAAGAGTTAAAGGACGTCAAAACACCCATCGTCTTAATGGGATATTTTAACCCTATTATGAAGTACGGCGAAAAAAGCTTCATCGAAGATGCCCTCTACTGCGGAGTCTCTGGCGTGCTAATACCCGATCTTCCCTTCGACGAAGGCAAAGAATTTTACGATATTTGCTCTGAAAAGGGCCTGTGCCCCATCTACATGGTAACGCCAAACACCAAAGAAGAAAGGCTGTCTCAAATCGGAAGGAAAGCACGGGGATTCTTGTACTGCGTGTCTCTCCTTGGTATAACGGGAGATAAAAGAGGACCCATAGAAGGGATAAAGTCCTACATGGAGAGAGTAAGAAGTCATGTCTCCGTTCCCGTTGCCTTGGGTTTCGGCATAGACAGCCCCGATAAAATAACAGCAGTAAGGCCTTACGTGGACGGAATAGTAATAGGAAGCGCAATAGTGAATATCATCTCTGAAAAGGCTGACATGGGAAGAAAGGCCATCGTCGACGAAGTATCGGTCTTTACATCCGCACTCATCGACGCCCTGAGAACAGCTTTGCAACCTTAAACGCCTGATCATACCTAAAGACCTTTCTCTCCACACATAAAAAGGAGCGAGGATAAAAAGATCTCGCTCCTTTTAAAAACTTCTTAAAATATGGCGTAGTCTGAGTCCTTAGGGTCGCATACGAACATATGGCCCGGTGCATGAGTTATCGCGAAGGGTGGCTTACTTGCCATTAAGGCTGCCTGAGGAGTAACGCCGCAGGCCCAAAAGACGGGCACCTCTCCTTGGTTTATAGGGACGGGATCGCCAAAATCGGGTCTGTTTATGTCTTTTATCCCTATGACAGAGGGCTCGCCAATGTGTATGGGAGAGCCGTGCACTGCGGGAAATCGTCCCGTGGACAAGACGGCCTTTGGCACCTGATGAGCGGGAATGGGCCTCATGCTAACTACCATTGGGCCGGAAAGCCTCCCGGCCGGCACGCACTGGATGTTCGTTATATACATCGGGACGTTGCAGCCGCATTCTATATGGCGCACAGGGATTCCGGCATCAAGCAAAGCGGATTCGAAGGTAAAGGAACAACCCAACAAAAAGGCAACAAGATCATCTCTCCAACAAGATATAATATCTGTAGGTTCGTCAACTAATTCGCCTCTTTCCCAAACCCTGTACTTGGGCAAATCGGTGCGAAGGTCGGCTCCCCTTGCTACAAGCTTGGGCTCGGGATCCCCAGGTTCCGTAATATCCAACACTGGGCAAGGTTTCGGATTACGTTGTGCGAACACGAGAAAATCGTATGCCCAATCCTTTGGCAATATGACCAAGTTTGCCTGCACGTGCCCCTTGGCCATTCCGGCAGTGGGACCCGTCCACTCCTTATTTCTGATCGCCTGTCTGACTTCTTTGGGACTCTTTGAAGCGTAATCTATTGCTTTCATCGTCTAATCACCTCTGATATGGGCGCTATCTTTATACCTGCAGCTTGCAAGCCTTTTCTGATTTCGGTGGCCATCTGAACGGCTTTGGGCGAATCGCCGTGCAAACATATGGAATGGGGCTTAAGATCTATGACATGACCGTCTATGGTCTCGACTTTGCCTTCCTTAACCATGCGAACTACCCTAGCTACTGCCAAGCTGACGTCATGTATCATGGAACCCTGGACTTTGCGCGGCACCAACGTGCCATCCGCTTGATAAGCTCTATCGGCAAAGGCCTCCGCTGCATAGGGCACGCCAACTTCCGCTGCCGCATTGTCGAACTCGGAATTAGCCAACCCCAGCAGAATTAAACCTTGGCCTGCATCCTTGACAGCCTGTGCTATGGCGACAGCGAGTGCACTATTTTTGGCTGCTTGGTTGTATAAAGCCCCATGGGCTTTTACGTGCTGCAGTTTAGCGCCCACGGCATGGCACGCTGCCTGCACGGCACCTATCTGGTACAGAGTGTAGGCATAGACTTCATCCTGCGTTACTTCCATATTTCTACGTCCAAAGCCAATTAAATCGGGATAACCGGGATGGGCTCCTATGGCCACACCCTTTTCCTTGGCAGCCCTCACTGTTGAAAGCAACACTACGGGATCCCCGGCATGAAAGCCACAGGCTATATTGGCAGAACTGACGAACTGCAATACAGCATCGTCATTGCCCATTTTCCAGGCCCCAAAGCTTTCGCCAAGATCGCTGTTTAAATCGATGGCATACATGAAACACACCTCCTCAGAACATCTTTACAGAATTCAATCGACCTCTTCAACGGTTACATCATAAGTCACTTCTTGAATCTTGAGCCTCATGCGATAAACTTCTTTCCTAACCCTTCCCTCTCCGGGAAAAACTTTGCGAGTCCTGTATGAAGCTCGAAGCCTTAAAAGCTCTTCTATCTGTTCCCTTTCGACCTTTACGGCAGCTATGGATTCTTCAAGGGTTATAGACTTAAAACGTACCCTTTGTCCCGGCATTCGCTGCGCTAAATTAGCTATATCGGGGGTACAAAGCACTGCTATTTTCGTATAGCCTCCAGTAGTCTGTCTGTCGGACAACATGCAGATAGGCTTGCCGTGGCCGGGAACCTGAATTGCCCCTAAGGGGATGGCATCTGAGATAATATCCGCTCCGGATTTGTGCTCTATCACCGGTCCCTCAAGCCTGTAACCCATTCTGTCCGCCTCGTTTGTTATGGTGTACTCCGATTCCAAAAAGGCCCTGATTCCCTTTTCCGTGAAGGCATCGTCTTGTGGACCCAAGACCACGCGCAATGGAGAATCTTCGCTTCTGTCCGGTCTCAGATGCTCGGGGCATTGGAAATCGGCCGTCTGCCATGTTAAGGGTTTAAGAGGACCCGTGGAAAGCTTATCTTGTGCTTTAAGGGGGCGCCCTTCCAAGCCGCCTACTTTTGCCCTTAGATAGGTAGATTTGCTTCCCATTACCACCGGGACATCGATGCCGCCCGATAAGCAAAGATAGGCTCTGCAACCTCTTCCCTGGGGTGAAGCGACTAAAATTTCGTCACCGGCTTTTACCTTAATCGATTGCCACATAGGCGCACCGACACCGTTAATATTAAACCCCAGCTCCGCTCCAACTAAGGCAATCAGCCCTTCCCCTTCCTCCACAATCAATTTAGGTCCCATGGCCGTAATCTCCAAAGCAGCTTCCTTGGGATCGTTTCCCACCAATATATTCCCTATCTGCAGGGCCTGTGGATCCATTGCCCCCGCCACCGGCATTCCCTTTCCCTGATATCCCCATCGGCCTAAATCCTGAACGGTCGTCAGCAATCCCGGAGTCTGCACTTCTAATATCATGCAACATCACCGCTTTTTTGCAATATTTCAGGCTTGTAAGTTCTCGAGGCTACTTCGGATGCAATTTCGTCGTATTCCTCCCTGTCGATGCTTTTAAATCTAACCCACATACCGGCATCGATCAAAAAAGGTTGTTCGCCTTGAGGATCAAAAAGCCTCAAGGGAGTCCTTCCAATCAGTTGCCATCCTCCCGGGCTGTCTATGGGATATATGCCGGTTTGCTTTCCCGCTATTCCCACGCTTCCCGCGGGAATCACCTTTCGAGGCTCCTTCAACCTTGGAGTAGCGAGACTCTCGTCCATCCCTCCCAAATAGGAAAAGCCGGGCGTAAAACCCAACATATAACAATAGTAATCCGGAGCTGTATGCCTGCGTATAATTTCTTCTTCCGAAATCCCCGTATGGCTTGCAACATTTTCCATATCAGGCCCAAATTCCCCACCGTAACAGACGGGAATTGCTATGACAAGTCCTCCTTTGGAAATTTCTCCTTTGGTCCTTTGGGCCATGCTTTTGAGCTTTTCAAAGAAGAGGCCTATATCGCCTACGGCAAGAGGATCAAAATAAATTGCCAGGGACCTGTATGTTGGGACCAGTTCCACAATGCCGTAAAGATGTGAGTTTTCAATGTATCGGCGAAGCTGTTGAACCCTGGCGTTGATTTTCATATCTATACTGTCCCCGAATTCGATAACTACCGCACTATCGCCGGCGCACATGATCTTGGGTTCAAGATATTCGGCCAATTAAACACACCCCTTAATGCCCTAATATAAAGGGCAGAAGGCTATTAGCGCCTTCCGCCCTTAACAATCCTATCCAAACATAGTAAATATTCTGCCCAGCGAAGTAATGCCCATCCACAACGTAATGGCCACCATGAGATACCCCGTAACGGTCAACCATTTAGGATGTCGATACTCTCCAATGATATCCTTTCTGTGGGCTGCGAGCATGACCGACAACAAAGCCAAAGGAAGGATCAATCCGTTGACCGAACCGGCGAAGATCAACAGCGTCACGGGTTGACCTATTGTAATCAGGACCACAGTAGAAGTAACGATGAATCCTATGATCCACCAACGATTATTCTTCTGAATTCCCTTAAATAAAGTCTGCAAGAAAGATATGGACGTAAAAGAAGCACCTACGACGGATGTGATCCCGGCAGCCCAAAGCACCACTCCAAAAATTCTATAGCCAATCTCGCCTGCCCCCAACCTAAAAGCAGAGGCCGGAGGGTTTTGCGGATCTAAGGTGTGACCTGCCCATACAACGCCAAGGATTGCCAAAAACAGGAGTATCCTCATGATACCTGTTATTACGATGCCGTTAGTTGCTCCTCTCGTCACGTCCTTGATATGCTCAACACCGCATATTCCAGCGTCCAAAAGCCTATGGGCCCCTGAAAAGGTAATATACCCGCCGACGGTGCCTCCGATTAACGTAATGATGACCATCCAATCGATTTGAGAGGGCATGAAAGCTTCTCTAGTCGCAACCCCAACAGGCGGCTTAGTAACAAAGACAGTATATAAGACCAAAGCTATCATGACAAAACCAAGTATTTTAGTGAACTGATCCATAGCTCGTCCCATTTCTCTGTATAAAAATAACATGATGCCTATACAGGCACTAATAACTGCTCCCCATGCAATGGGTATCCCTGCTATTACATTTAAACCCATAGATGCTCCGGCAACGTTTCCTATGTTAAACACCAAACCGCCCAAGGCAACTAAAAAGGCAATAAAATATCCAAGACCGGGAAAGACTTTGTTTGCCACGTCTTGGGCACGCATCTTAGATACGGCTAATATTCGCCATACATTGAGCTGAACTATCAAATTAATGATAATGGAAATCAAAATAGCAAAGGCAAAAGAGGCTTTGAGTTGGTTAGTGAAGACCGCCGTTTGCGTAAGAAACCCCGGACCTATCGAGGATGTGGCCATCAAAAATGCGGCACCTAACAGTATGCTTAACGTTTCTTTTCTGCTCCTTTGTCTTACATTGTCAATGCCATTCTGAGTTTCTTGCTGTGACAATTAATCCACCTCCCAATAGTTTAAATAGCTTTTCAGGAAACTATTTTTACTAGTGCTTCGGCAAATATCTGATAGGCCTCATCATCATATAGATATATGGCAATTTCTTTTAGCGATGTATCCTCTTCTTCTATGTAATACATCATTTCTTCCAACATTGCCCCCGCACATGTCTCGTAGTCGATGGAACCCACGCCCGTACCCAAAGCCGGAAAGGCAACGCGCTCGATCTTCAATTCGTCACAACGCATTAGTGCGCTTTGAGTAGCCTCTCTTATCGACCGCTCATTTGTTTTAAGATCTTGGTCCATCACCACAGCATGAATTACATAGTCAACTTTCAGTTTTCCGGCCCCAGTAACCACTGCTTCCCCCACTTTTACCGGCCCTTCGGAGATTGCTTCTTTCTCTATTGCGTCACCTCCTTTTTTCTTTATCGCTCCAGCAACCCCAGAACCCATCCAAAGGTGATTGTTCGCTGCATTGACTATGGCATCCCCATCGTATGCAGTTATATCTCCTTTATAAAGCCTTATCGTAACAGCTTTAACCTTTGCCTCCGTAAGCATCTTTCTCCCCCCAAGGGAAATATTAGATAGCGTTTAACTATATGATAATACACGCTTGACAATAGACTCAATTATTATCGAAGCTTGCAATAGCTTTAAAACTGTGCATAAAACATCTGCCGCCCATTGCACAGACCAGAATATTCCCATATCGCTAATAGGCCTTGGCAAATACGGCTAATTTGCCGCCCTTTTTTTTCGTATAAAAACACGTTCCCTCAGTTGGCTCGTTTAACAGGAAACATCGTATGGTAGCGGTAGTTGCTTCCTTTATGGCCTTCTCGTCCTCGGGAGAGCCGGCAAAATATGCTTTGATAAACCCTCCTTTTTTGTTTAAGACCTCATTAAATTCCTCAAAGGAAGTCACGTGATAGGTGTTTTCCTCTCTGAAAGATCTTGCTCTCCGGTACAATGTGTTCTGTATATTTTCTAAAAGCCTGGGAACTTCTCTCTCTACAGCATCGAAGGATATGTTTACCACCTCACCCGTATCCCGTCTTACAGCACGTAAATGGGATGACTTCATCTCTGCTTCTCCCAACTCCAATCGCAGAGGAACGCCCTTTTGAAGATGATAAAAGAACCTATCGCCCGGTCTCATATGAAATTGTGTATCCAAAACAACCCTATTTGCTCCTAAAATTTTCTTAAGCCTTTCCAAGATCTTTTCTGCTTCGGGCAATATTTTCTCTTGTAACAGATTTTGATCAGGAGTTATCGGTAAAATTACAGTTTTAACGGGTGCAACATTTGGGGGCAATACAAGGCCATCGTTATCGGCATGAGTCATGATAATTGCACCTATCAAACGCGTGGAAACACCCCAACTTGTCGTCCAGGCGTATTCCAATTCCCCATCCTTATTCTGAAATCTTATGTCGAAGGCCTTTGCAAAATTTTGGCCTAAAAAGTGGCTTGTTCCGGCCTGCAGTGCACGCTTATCTGTCATCATAGCCTCGCACGTATAAGTGTTTTCCGCTCCTGGGAATCTTTCTCCTTCCGACTTCTCGCCCGTCAGCACCGGAAGAGCCAGAACCTCTTCCATGAAAGAACGATAAACTTCCAACATTCGAAGAGTCTCTTCGAGGGCTTCTTCTCTCGTCGCATGGGCAGTGTGCCCCTCTTGCCACAAAAACTCAGAAGTGCGCAAAAACAGCCGCGGCCTTTTCTCCCAGCGAAGAACGTTACACCATTGATTTATCAGGATGGGAAGATCTCTCCACGACTGTATCCATTTGCTGTACATGTGCCCAATTACCGTCTCCGACGTCGGCCTGATAACCAAAGGCTCTTCCAGCTCTTCGCCTCCGGCGTAAGTAACGACAGCGCACTCCGGGGAAAATCCCTCAACGTGTTTGGCTTCCTTCTCCAAGAAAGAACTGGGAATCAAGAGAGGAAAATAGGCATTTACGTGCCCCGTCTCCTTGAAGCGCTCGTCCAGTTGGCTTTGTATGGATTCCCATATTGCATACCCCGTAGGGCGGATGACCATGCACCCCCTCACTGGGGCGTAGTCGGCCATTTCTGCAGCTTTTATTACATCCAGATACCACTGCGAATAATCTTTTTCTCGTGGTGTAATATTCCGAGCCATCTTCATTCCCTCCGCAATCTCGATCTACAAATTGATTATCCCTTCGTCCTCTAGGAGGCTCAATAGACGATCTTTGTTGAAACCAACCACGAATTTGTCCCCTATTTGAACCACGGGCACAGCCAGCTGATGAGTTCGCCTGACAAGCTCCATAGCCGCATTTCTATCGCGACTAATATCCACCACCTCAAAACCTATCCCCTTTTCAGATAAAACCTCCTTAACTTTTTCGCAAGCCGGACAGGATGGGCTCGTATAAACCTTGATATCCATAAAAGTATCACTCCCCATTTGCCAATAATTTAAAACAAAATAGCAACCCATAAAGGAATAGTTATTAACGAAACAAAAGTGCTAGTTGCGATAAGCCTGGCTGCATAGTCATGATCCATATTCATGCCCTTGGCAACAATGAATGTGTTTACAGCAACAGGCATTGCAGAAACTAGTATAACAGCGTTTCTAACATTATGGCCAACCGGCCAAAAGGAAAATAAAAACATGAGCAAAAGAGGATAAACGGCGTTTTTCATCAGAGTGTCGATCCCAGTTTCTTTCAAAGATTCGCCCATTTCCCTCAAGCGTATGTTTGCTCCCAGGGCAAGCAACGCCAATGCTGTGGCCGAAT is part of the Acetomicrobium thermoterrenum DSM 13490 genome and harbors:
- a CDS encoding phosphoribosylanthranilate isomerase — protein: MRVKICGLTRKNDVEAALRAGADAIGFILAQSPRKVDLDTAKKLACCIPPFVSVVAVVKNPTIEFLNEVIKSKIFDMVQFHGQEDPDLIYDCPLKTIKAIPVKDERDLQAISRYAHVANFFLFDTKAGSLSGGTGKTFDWRVIKGLDPGKPFILAGGIGPENIEEAIEFVNPHAIDVNSAVESSPGIKDEKKIYELMEKLKNWKYKF
- the trpB gene encoding tryptophan synthase subunit beta, translating into MDLKGYFGRFGGRFVPETLIPALEELEEAFYEAINDETFMAQYRYLLKDYSGRPTSLYFADRLSKHLSDIKLYLKREDLNHTGAHKINNVLGQILLALRMNKKRIIAETGAGQHGLATATAAAKFGLECHIYMGLEDMHRQALNVYKMRTLGAEVIPVTSGTMTLKDATNEAIRDWVTNVSTTHYVIGSVVGPHPYPMMVREFQRVIGDETKEQILQKEGRLPDLLVACVGGGSNSMGMFYPFVNDKDVKMVGVEAAGYGIETGQHAAALTGGSVGVLHGSRSYILQDENGQIVPAVSISAGLDYPGVGPEHSFYHETGRVHYTHATDDEAIEAFKLLCETEGIIPALESAHALAFLVREHKNIEPGTLVVLCLSGRGDKDMEAIKGKLFEEEM
- the trpA gene encoding tryptophan synthase subunit alpha, which translates into the protein MRTLSEAFDAGKILIPYIAAGDPDLDTTAEIIGELDKLGVGIIEVGMPFSDPLADGPIIQAASQRALASGTNISRIFEMLEELKDVKTPIVLMGYFNPIMKYGEKSFIEDALYCGVSGVLIPDLPFDEGKEFYDICSEKGLCPIYMVTPNTKEERLSQIGRKARGFLYCVSLLGITGDKRGPIEGIKSYMERVRSHVSVPVALGFGIDSPDKITAVRPYVDGIVIGSAIVNIISEKADMGRKAIVDEVSVFTSALIDALRTALQP
- a CDS encoding putative hydro-lyase → MKAIDYASKSPKEVRQAIRNKEWTGPTAGMAKGHVQANLVILPKDWAYDFLVFAQRNPKPCPVLDITEPGDPEPKLVARGADLRTDLPKYRVWERGELVDEPTDIISCWRDDLVAFLLGCSFTFESALLDAGIPVRHIECGCNVPMYITNIQCVPAGRLSGPMVVSMRPIPAHQVPKAVLSTGRFPAVHGSPIHIGEPSVIGIKDINRPDFGDPVPINQGEVPVFWACGVTPQAALMASKPPFAITHAPGHMFVCDPKDSDYAIF
- a CDS encoding LamB/YcsF family protein, with the translated sequence MYAIDLNSDLGESFGAWKMGNDDAVLQFVSSANIACGFHAGDPVVLLSTVRAAKEKGVAIGAHPGYPDLIGFGRRNMEVTQDEVYAYTLYQIGAVQAACHAVGAKLQHVKAHGALYNQAAKNSALAVAIAQAVKDAGQGLILLGLANSEFDNAAAEVGVPYAAEAFADRAYQADGTLVPRKVQGSMIHDVSLAVARVVRMVKEGKVETIDGHVIDLKPHSICLHGDSPKAVQMATEIRKGLQAAGIKIAPISEVIRR
- a CDS encoding 5-oxoprolinase subunit C family protein, yielding MILEVQTPGLLTTVQDLGRWGYQGKGMPVAGAMDPQALQIGNILVGNDPKEAALEITAMGPKLIVEEGEGLIALVGAELGFNINGVGAPMWQSIKVKAGDEILVASPQGRGCRAYLCLSGGIDVPVVMGSKSTYLRAKVGGLEGRPLKAQDKLSTGPLKPLTWQTADFQCPEHLRPDRSEDSPLRVVLGPQDDAFTEKGIRAFLESEYTITNEADRMGYRLEGPVIEHKSGADIISDAIPLGAIQVPGHGKPICMLSDRQTTGGYTKIAVLCTPDIANLAQRMPGQRVRFKSITLEESIAAVKVEREQIEELLRLRASYRTRKVFPGEGRVRKEVYRMRLKIQEVTYDVTVEEVD
- the pxpB gene encoding 5-oxoprolinase subunit PxpB, which translates into the protein MCAGDSAVVIEFGDSIDMKINARVQQLRRYIENSHLYGIVELVPTYRSLAIYFDPLAVGDIGLFFEKLKSMAQRTKGEISKGGLVIAIPVCYGGEFGPDMENVASHTGISEEEIIRRHTAPDYYCYMLGFTPGFSYLGGMDESLATPRLKEPRKVIPAGSVGIAGKQTGIYPIDSPGGWQLIGRTPLRLFDPQGEQPFLIDAGMWVRFKSIDREEYDEIASEVASRTYKPEILQKSGDVA
- a CDS encoding NRAMP family divalent metal transporter; the protein is MSQQETQNGIDNVRQRSRKETLSILLGAAFLMATSSIGPGFLTQTAVFTNQLKASFAFAILISIIINLIVQLNVWRILAVSKMRAQDVANKVFPGLGYFIAFLVALGGLVFNIGNVAGASMGLNVIAGIPIAWGAVISACIGIMLFLYREMGRAMDQFTKILGFVMIALVLYTVFVTKPPVGVATREAFMPSQIDWMVIITLIGGTVGGYITFSGAHRLLDAGICGVEHIKDVTRGATNGIVITGIMRILLFLAILGVVWAGHTLDPQNPPASAFRLGAGEIGYRIFGVVLWAAGITSVVGASFTSISFLQTLFKGIQKNNRWWIIGFIVTSTVVLITIGQPVTLLIFAGSVNGLILPLALLSVMLAAHRKDIIGEYRHPKWLTVTGYLMVAITLWMGITSLGRIFTMFG
- a CDS encoding macro domain-containing protein, with protein sequence MLTEAKVKAVTIRLYKGDITAYDGDAIVNAANNHLWMGSGVAGAIKKKGGDAIEKEAISEGPVKVGEAVVTGAGKLKVDYVIHAVVMDQDLKTNERSIREATQSALMRCDELKIERVAFPALGTGVGSIDYETCAGAMLEEMMYYIEEEDTSLKEIAIYLYDDEAYQIFAEALVKIVS
- the proS gene encoding proline--tRNA ligase; this translates as MARNITPREKDYSQWYLDVIKAAEMADYAPVRGCMVIRPTGYAIWESIQSQLDERFKETGHVNAYFPLLIPSSFLEKEAKHVEGFSPECAVVTYAGGEELEEPLVIRPTSETVIGHMYSKWIQSWRDLPILINQWCNVLRWEKRPRLFLRTSEFLWQEGHTAHATREEALEETLRMLEVYRSFMEEVLALPVLTGEKSEGERFPGAENTYTCEAMMTDKRALQAGTSHFLGQNFAKAFDIRFQNKDGELEYAWTTSWGVSTRLIGAIIMTHADNDGLVLPPNVAPVKTVILPITPDQNLLQEKILPEAEKILERLKKILGANRVVLDTQFHMRPGDRFFYHLQKGVPLRLELGEAEMKSSHLRAVRRDTGEVVNISFDAVEREVPRLLENIQNTLYRRARSFREENTYHVTSFEEFNEVLNKKGGFIKAYFAGSPEDEKAIKEATTATIRCFLLNEPTEGTCFYTKKKGGKLAVFAKAY
- a CDS encoding glutaredoxin family protein — protein: MDIKVYTSPSCPACEKVKEVLSEKGIGFEVVDISRDRNAAMELVRRTHQLAVPVVQIGDKFVVGFNKDRLLSLLEDEGIINL